One Fibrobacter sp. UWB11 DNA segment encodes these proteins:
- a CDS encoding ATP-binding protein, translated as MQEKDLVSLVKQIQSNRCETQHLELKAAHEGCPKRLYDSLSSFSNQDEGGTIVFGVDEKQNYDVVGVYDAQDIQKKVNEQCKEMEPCVRPLFTVCTINDKKVVSAEIPGVEIVHRPVFYKGIGRIKGSFVRVGDSDEPMSEYEVYSYEAYRKHIRDDARPISDVPIQSLNKSDLDGYIQQCKKERKNLAINVDDAEILELMGVLHSGVPTVAGILAFSKYPQGYLPQFCITAVRIPGKEMGILGNSGERFIDNARITGTIPQMLEDAISFVQKNSRHKTIIDKEGRRVDKEEYPIVAVREIILNALVHRDYSIYSENVPVRIEMYDDRLQVINSGGLYGKITLSNLGKVRPDTRNAVLANILEILKVTEKRYSGIPTIQKEMQDAGLLPAEFSVRHGEFYAILYNSVTEQEYSGKPSDILAFCSVPRSRAELQAFTGKSRFYTMSHIVQPLINSGSLKLTLPEKPQSSKQRYVKV; from the coding sequence ATGCAAGAAAAGGACCTTGTATCGCTAGTCAAGCAGATTCAATCCAATCGTTGCGAAACACAACATCTTGAGCTTAAGGCTGCCCATGAAGGCTGTCCCAAACGCTTGTACGACTCCTTGTCTTCTTTTTCGAATCAAGATGAAGGCGGGACGATTGTCTTTGGCGTTGACGAGAAACAGAATTACGATGTTGTAGGGGTATATGACGCTCAGGATATTCAAAAAAAAGTGAATGAGCAGTGCAAGGAAATGGAGCCTTGTGTCCGGCCCCTTTTCACGGTTTGCACCATCAACGACAAAAAGGTCGTTTCCGCTGAAATACCTGGAGTAGAAATCGTTCACCGCCCCGTATTCTATAAAGGAATTGGACGGATCAAGGGGTCGTTCGTTAGAGTCGGTGATTCCGACGAACCGATGAGCGAATACGAGGTTTATAGTTACGAAGCTTACCGTAAGCACATCCGCGACGATGCTAGGCCGATTTCAGATGTACCCATTCAATCATTGAACAAATCAGACCTTGACGGATATATCCAACAGTGCAAAAAAGAACGAAAAAATCTGGCAATAAATGTAGACGACGCAGAAATTTTGGAGCTGATGGGCGTTCTTCATTCGGGAGTGCCGACAGTGGCCGGAATACTTGCTTTTTCAAAATACCCTCAGGGATATCTTCCCCAATTCTGCATAACTGCAGTTCGAATTCCTGGCAAAGAAATGGGGATACTCGGAAATTCGGGAGAACGTTTTATCGATAACGCTAGAATAACCGGAACAATCCCGCAGATGCTGGAAGACGCAATTTCTTTTGTTCAAAAAAACAGCCGTCATAAAACGATTATAGACAAAGAAGGAAGGCGGGTTGACAAAGAAGAATACCCCATTGTGGCTGTTCGTGAAATCATCCTGAACGCTCTAGTTCATCGAGATTACAGCATTTATTCCGAAAATGTTCCTGTTCGCATTGAAATGTACGATGACAGACTCCAGGTCATCAACAGTGGCGGACTCTACGGGAAAATTACCTTAAGCAATCTAGGCAAGGTTCGCCCCGATACACGAAATGCGGTCCTTGCAAACATTCTTGAAATCTTGAAGGTTACGGAAAAACGTTATTCGGGAATACCAACAATACAAAAGGAGATGCAGGATGCAGGACTTCTCCCTGCAGAGTTTTCGGTACGACATGGAGAGTTTTACGCAATCCTCTATAATTCTGTGACCGAACAGGAGTATTCAGGCAAGCCGAGCGATATACTAGCGTTCTGTTCGGTTCCAAGAAGCCGTGCGGAATTGCAGGCATTTACGGGCAAGTCGCGTTTCTACACGATGAGCCACATTGTTCAACCGTTAATAAATAGCGGATCTCTAAAGTTGACGCTTCCCGAGAAACCGCAAAGCAGCAAGCAACGATATGTAAAAGTCTGA
- a CDS encoding ATP-binding protein, giving the protein MKLIQRIEYINRLLSVVGTPDIKVITGIRRSGKSKLMDMFMERLKKENRKANVIHVNFNDPKSEPLAEYHALYDFVQKKYKQNVPNFVFIDEVQMCKGFEKAINGLHATEKFDIYITGSNAFLLSSDLSTLFTGRTFAIEMFPFSFVEFMRYYELTDIQGALDRYLKGGGMAGSYVYNNSTDKYKYIKDVFDTLVLRDIVKKYNIRNKVLLERLCDFLSDNISNITSLRSISDALTSSKVPVNDKTIGSYVGYLCNAFAFYKVRKYDIRGKKYLASQDKYYLGDHSFKYARLGTKNMDYGRAYENIVAIELLRRGYEIYAGFLYKKEIDFVALKKDEKIYIQVSDDISTESTFDREVSPLLKINDAYPKMVIARTKHEPYQYEGIRIVDLAEWLSNRSIQ; this is encoded by the coding sequence ATGAAATTAATCCAAAGAATCGAATACATAAATCGCTTGTTGTCTGTCGTCGGTACTCCGGACATCAAGGTTATTACAGGTATTCGCCGCAGTGGCAAGTCCAAACTAATGGACATGTTTATGGAGCGTTTAAAAAAAGAGAACCGTAAAGCAAACGTAATTCATGTGAATTTCAACGATCCTAAATCAGAGCCTTTAGCAGAATACCATGCGCTTTATGATTTTGTTCAAAAAAAATACAAACAAAATGTTCCGAATTTCGTTTTCATTGACGAGGTTCAGATGTGCAAAGGTTTTGAAAAAGCAATTAATGGCTTGCATGCAACAGAAAAATTTGACATATACATAACAGGATCAAATGCATTTCTTTTAAGCAGCGATCTTTCCACGTTATTCACCGGTCGAACCTTTGCTATAGAAATGTTCCCCTTCTCCTTCGTTGAGTTTATGCGGTATTATGAATTAACAGATATTCAGGGTGCACTTGACCGATATTTGAAGGGCGGCGGCATGGCCGGTTCCTATGTGTACAACAATTCAACGGATAAATATAAGTACATCAAGGACGTATTTGATACGCTTGTCTTAAGAGATATCGTAAAAAAATACAATATTCGGAATAAGGTTTTATTGGAACGGCTATGCGACTTTCTTTCTGACAATATATCCAATATAACATCCCTAAGAAGCATTTCAGATGCTTTGACTAGTAGTAAAGTTCCCGTTAATGACAAAACGATCGGCTCGTATGTGGGTTATCTGTGTAACGCGTTTGCATTCTATAAAGTTCGCAAGTACGACATTCGTGGGAAAAAGTACCTTGCGTCACAAGACAAGTATTATCTGGGAGATCATTCTTTTAAGTACGCTCGGCTTGGAACAAAAAATATGGACTATGGCAGGGCGTATGAAAACATAGTCGCCATAGAACTTCTTCGACGTGGTTATGAGATTTATGCAGGATTTCTTTATAAAAAAGAAATAGACTTTGTGGCCTTGAAAAAAGATGAAAAAATCTACATACAGGTTTCGGATGATATTAGCACAGAAAGTACTTTTGATCGTGAGGTATCGCCTCTTTTGAAAATCAACGACGCATATCCTAAAATGGTTATAGCCAGGACAAAACATGAACCTTATCAATACGAAGGTATTCGTATCGTGGATTTGGCGGAATGGTTGTCCAATCGTTCGATTCAATAG